A DNA window from Phycisphaerae bacterium contains the following coding sequences:
- a CDS encoding Rrf2 family transcriptional regulator codes for MLTLTAQYALRAIVTMASQKDNEPILAKDLAKITGIPRQYLSAILRSAVRARLLKSTRGRGGGYLLARSPKAISLLEVLSPFEGIADRDTCPFGFAKCSDENPCPVHPYWRPVTQAYRRMLSQTKLDVFVDQEQSAGKVRRKRYQGPPNSPR; via the coding sequence ATGCTTACGTTGACCGCTCAATATGCCCTGCGTGCGATCGTCACGATGGCCAGTCAAAAAGACAACGAGCCGATACTGGCCAAAGACCTCGCGAAAATCACCGGCATTCCGAGACAGTACCTTTCGGCGATCCTGCGCTCAGCCGTGCGGGCAAGGCTTCTTAAATCGACCCGTGGCCGTGGCGGGGGATACTTGCTGGCCCGCTCACCCAAGGCGATTTCTCTCTTGGAAGTCCTCAGCCCGTTTGAGGGAATCGCGGATCGAGATACCTGTCCATTCGGATTCGCGAAATGCAGCGATGAGAACCCGTGCCCGGTTCACCCATATTGGCGTCCGGTGACCCAGGCCTATCGGCGGATGCTGTCCCAAACCAAACTTGATGTATTCGTGGATCAGGAACAGTCAGCCGGAAAAGTCCGACGCAAGCGCTACCAAGGCCCCCCTAACAGCCCGCGGTGA
- a CDS encoding transposase: MRRQRAELICALREEKSAPRLEQFKVWLESQQASRGGPVLPKSPMGQAITYALNQWDALCVYTTDGELAIDNNASENALRRVAVGRKNWLFCGSDNGGNTAAVLFSTIATCRRHKIEPFAYLRDVLTRIAATPVNQLDEFLPDHWSPVN; this comes from the coding sequence TTGCGCCGGCAGCGAGCCGAGTTGATCTGCGCGCTGCGCGAAGAGAAGTCGGCGCCGCGACTCGAACAGTTCAAGGTGTGGCTGGAATCACAACAGGCGTCGCGCGGCGGTCCCGTGCTTCCGAAGAGCCCGATGGGCCAGGCGATCACATATGCGTTGAATCAATGGGACGCGTTGTGCGTTTACACGACCGACGGCGAACTTGCGATCGACAACAACGCCAGCGAAAACGCTCTACGCCGCGTGGCCGTCGGACGGAAAAACTGGCTGTTCTGCGGCTCAGATAATGGCGGCAACACGGCGGCGGTCCTCTTCTCCACGATTGCCACCTGTCGGCGCCACAAGATTGAACCCTTCGCCTACCTCCGCGACGTCCTCACCCGCATCGCCGCCACACCGGTCAATCAACTCGACGAATTCCTACCCGACCACTGGTCGCCGGTGAACTGA